From a region of the Penaeus vannamei isolate JL-2024 chromosome 2, ASM4276789v1, whole genome shotgun sequence genome:
- the LOC138863801 gene encoding periaxin-like: MPRLFSSAETSSPYPGFSQVPRLLLRAQAFPKCPDFSVPRLFLSAQTSPYLGFSPVPRLLRAQAFPKCPDFFSVPRLFPSGQTSPCPGFSPVPRLPLYAQAFAKCPDFSPVPRLPLCAQAFPKCPDFFSAPRLFSSAQAFPKCPDFSVPRLFPSAQTSSPCPGFSPVPRLLRAQAFPKCPDFSVPRLFPSAQTSLCPGFSQVPRLPFCAQAFPKCPDFFVPRLFPSDQTSPCPGFSRAQTSSPCPGFSQVPRLPFCAQAFPKCPDFSMPRLFPSAQTSPCPGFSQVPRLPLHAQAFPKCPDFSVSRLFPMPRLLIAQTFRQCPDISAQDSQRLVLLSSTLPSF, encoded by the exons atgCCCAGGCTTTTCTCAAGTGCCGAGACTTCCTCTCCGtacccaggcttttcccaagtgcctagacttcttctccgtgcccaggcttttcccaagtgcccagacttctctgtgcccaggcttttcctcagtgcccagacttctccgtACCTAGGCTTTTCCccagtgcccagacttctccgtgcccaggcttttcccaagtgcccagacttcttctccgtgcccaggcttttcccaagtggcCAGacctctccgtgcccaggcttttccccagTGCCCAGACTTCCTCTTTATGCCCAGGCTTTTGCCAAGTGCCCAGACTTTTCTCCAGTGCCCAGACTTCCTCtctgtgcccaggcttttcccaagtgcccagacttcttctccgcGCCCAGGCTTTTCTcaagtgcccaggcttttcccaagtgcccagacttctccgtgcccaggcttttcccaagtgcccagacttcttctccgtgcccaggcttttccccagtgcccagacttctccgtgcccaggcttttcccaagtgcccagacttctccgtgcccaggcttttcccaagtgcccagacttctctatgcccaggcttttcccaagtgcccagacttcctttctgtgcccaggcttttcccaagtgcccagacttcttcgtgcccaggcttttccctaGTGACCAGACTTCtccatgcccaggcttttcccgtgcccagacttcctctccatgcccaggcttttcccaagtgcccagacttcctttctgtgcccaggcttttcccaaatgcccagacttctccatgcccaggcttttcccaagtgcccagacttctccgtgtccaggcttttcccaagtgcccagacttcctctccatgcccaggcttttcccaagtgcccagacttctccgtgtccaggcttttcccaa tgcccagacttctcatTGCCCAAACATTTCGCCAGTGCCCAGATATCAGTGCCCAGGATTCTCAGCGTCTAGTCCTCCTCTCCAGTACTCTACCTTCTTTTTAA